CATGATCTTTGTAATGatctaaacatgaaaaaaaatataaatatatattatatatataaaaggcaACCTTTTGGAAGAAGCACACTGTTATTATTTCACTTTAACATCAAGGCCCACAAGTGTGATTTCACTTGGTTAACGTTAAGACAAACATCTCTGTGCACGAGAAGTTTTGCTTAGTGCTGTTCATGAAACTACAGtgtaatttcaaataattctaCTTCTAGTTGGTCAATTACTTGAAGGCAGGTGTGTTAAAAATCATTCgaagtaagaaacaaacaattttttgcAACCTGAAGCGCAAAACATGACTAAGGGTATCAAATTTCTCAGCATTCAAGTGTGATCCACATCTGAACTTGGATATTGTTATAAGAAAAATTAGTCTTCTTTTCGCAGTTGTTATTGCCTGCCATGCCCCTGCATCACAACATTAGCCTACTCTGCAGCATAATTTGGTGTAATTAGCAGtctccagaggaaaaaagacaactgGAATACAGCAGTAAGACACTGAGGTCATAGTATAGGTCAGGAAATTAAGTATATTCAGCAACTTCACAGCTGTTCTTGCTTTGCCTATCTTTGTTTTCACCAACTTCTGAAATCACAGCAGAAGTTACAAATACTACACAATTTTCCCtcaatacaaaaagcaaaaggcagaCAGTCTCTTCTCACATCCCAAGTTAAGAATTATTAATACTCTTAATATATCACTAACAATGGTAAGTCTACAAAACATAGCCTTCTATAAAACACGTTACATAAACTGCTAATATAAGGTTCTCAGCGCAGCCTCACTATCAAAGCTGGAAGTATATAACAACTTAGTCCTTGAAGAACAAGACACGTGTCTTTTTCTagatgaaaataatgataaaatttTCTACAAAGACCCTCATGGAatccattaatatatttataaaatcatttagcCCTCACCACATGATCTCGATATAGCATCCACTCATCTCTTGCCAACACAGCTGAGGAACAGAACACAAGctgttctattttcttcttgcacCGCTGCCACAGTGCAGCCTAATAGGGGTAtagtgttttacattttcagacttCATCTTTTCGCATTTCTAAACAGATAAAGTGACtatatgcatgtgcatgcatgcatctttacaaacatatatatatgcctgTGGTAAAGGCATTGTAACTCACTGTGAACAGTTCCGAAGACAGCTTACGCTATGTTATGTTTGACAGCCTCAGAGATCCTAAGAAACAGCTGGAGATAgatgaaacactgaaaagagccGACAGCTTCTTCTTGGAGGGTAAATTCAGAGTCTGGTGtggtaaaataaatttaaaaagtccTTCTGCAGCAAAAGAGCATTACATGCACGGGACAGTCTTTGTAAGATGTCACACATACTTGAGCAACTGCCCTTCCCCTTGGTCCCTTCAGGAACCAGAAACGTTACGAGTGATAAGAGGGAAGGCTTACGTGGTTCAGACATACTCATGTACAACAGGGTCACAGAAGACCTATTTCCTTATAAAACCCCATTACTTGGGCAGTAACAAAGCCCGAGGTTGCAAATATTGTTGTTAAAAGAATATAAGGTTTTAGTACTTTATCATATCTCCTACGGAAATACAAGTCCTCCCAGATTTCCTAACCCCTATCACTAAGGAGACAAACTAAAGATCTCAGTTGACTTAACTCTTTTTGCATCACTGTAGACTATATTTACAATTTCAAAGTCAGCTCAGACATGTTTGTGTTTCAATCATATAGGgataaaaatctgaagtcttATTAATTCCTTGCTGTCTGATATGAAGCTTTGCAAATGATtaccatttcttctttttccacctaTTACTAAGGATGCCCTGGCTTTATGCATTACAGATTAGCTACTGTTTATCAGCACAGCCACAATTTATTTACCCAGGCCAaacagaatttcacagaagCCGAAATTCTGGTAGATCTTTGCaatctgtatttcttcatcTGCACTTCTATGAAGCTGAATGCTTGACAACCACTGATTGTAATAATCCACTACAGCTCACATATGTGATGTGCTCAAAATATAAGCATGAAGAGCTAATGCTTTCATGATAACCATTAAAAAGATTGTAAGTTGAAAAGATACAACAGAGAAAGTTGTCTCTATGATGTACAAGGAACATCAAGCAATGCTATGGACGTTTCAGATAAATGCATCTAAAGTTATCAATTTTTCCATGAATTAAGGCAGCAATTTTTTTAAGCCATAATAAAACTCACGATGGCACATGTAAAAATCTATGATACAGGCCACTCTAGGAAATAACACACTTAAGGACAGCACTGTTGAAGCACTCAATGGTTTTATACTCAGCTGAATAAAATGCAGGGTTGTACAGCAATGCCCTCCCCCCACAACCCTGTTCTTTTCCCGAGTTCACAGCTGATTTTGGTCTTTTCAGCAAGacaccagaaagcaaaaatattgaCAGATTTAAATGGAATTATCTGATGTGGCAAAACAGCCTTTGAGGACCACAATTGTTTAAAAGACAATTATATTGTCAAGAGCAGAGTGAAGCAGAGGTTACCTACTTAGATACTACTATTACCCattattcctttcctttgtgGTATCTCAGAGCCCATTATTACTTTCCTTTAAAGTACCGCAAAATAAGTCAGCCTGTCCACATGGTCAGTTAACAGCTgtcctgtgttttctgtcttgcCTTACAATAAAGTCAGTGGCTGTACACACTTTACTTTCTTGCTGGGCAAAACATTTAAAGGTGTTCCCTACCTCTGCCTTTCAAAACAAGCTAATCCCCCTACTTTATTTATCTTGCGTTTTCACTTCCCTTCCATATGCACAGCAGTAAGTGGTTTATAGATCCCTTTCCCTTTGACACACATTGTATTGGACTGTTTCCACCACATTATTGTATTCTGCTACCGCTGCTTTTTAGTCACCAGAATTCCCTGCTCAACTCCCACTCCTCCCAAAACGTAACCTTCCTATCATTacatttaataaagaaattttaGTTTCTGCTCTATCTTTACCTGTACATTTCCAGTGGGTATTATGGCATAAGCACAGTTCAAAAGTTATCCTTACAGACCTGAGATtgcactcctttttttttcaacccaATTCTCTTCGGAATTGCTCCTACTTTAAGAAGTGCTTTACAGGAGAGTGGGTAGGGGTAAGAGAGACTGTTTCCACAACTTGTCAGCAGTCAACACTTGTATCGTAAGCaagaatactgttttttctAGTACAAGCTGATATCCAATGAGTCATCATAACATGAAAAATAGGCTAAAATAATTCCATCCAACTGCATAGAAGGGCCTTGCTTGGTTATCTGAATCTCATGACCACATcagcaatgagaaaaaaaatgtactctAATGCACCAATATGTATGCATGTTTAAAAGGTGAAGGAAGAGCCGTCTTGACcatccaaaaggaaaataaacacacaagGAAAACTGAATGGGTATGAAGAGCCACTTAACTGTACCTCGGAGTCTGTTTGTACATCCTCTTATTTAAAAAGCACCTGTTACTTTTCCAGTCCTCCCATTCCTTTCTGACCTGAATCTCCTCGTAAGAGCCTAGGCCTAcggaaaaaaaagtctttgacaGTCATGcagttattcttttttaatcGTTTGGGTATCTATTCATGTCTTTCCTCAAGTGCAGTTTGAAAACAAGCATAATTGTATACTTTTAGTATAATGAATATTGAGTAGTTTAACTTGCATTTAGGAAATAAACAAATCCATCTCTTTTTCTGGAGTTAACACAAGAACTTGACCAGCACAGCTAACACacctgagttttgtttttaacaacgCCCTTGTTACCATCACATGTTTGTGCACCCTATTTTGCTTCTCCCATTCACAAAAACATCTTCTGTCATAAAAGTATATAGCAATGTGCAGTATAAAAGAAGCTGGTTTGAACTGTCAAATGGCATTTACTCAGAAATATGGTTATATATGGAAACCACAAGAATGATGCTTTAATTGTGCTGTGTTGGAAtaggaggggaaagaaaaagttaagactgtttccatttccatatacaaattttattttaatacctgTATTCTACGCGTACAGATACAATGACCCATGACAGACCTTAAGATCTGACCACATAGAAAATTGAGTTCATTCTGTATTAGAGACAAAGTTGAAAGGACTTCAACAGATGACAGGAAGCTTCCCCATTTTCTCTCCAAGAACAACCAGGATCCACCATATTTTTGGTCCAAGATGTCTGCTTTAAGTTGGCAGCTGACTCTATGAACGAGTATATTTACCCCAGATGTGCAGCATAAATacagaagcaataaaaagaagACTCATGACCAAAACTGGAACAGGCccactaaaaataaagaaaaaaatgaattaacataaaaagcaaaaaaaaagtctgctttgtCCAAAAGCCAGTCATTACCAGCCAAACAAATCATCAATTCATATGCAACTGTAAGAGAGAACTTATTCCATTCCCACAGAAATAccataaaatacacagaaatgagACAGCCACCTTGATCAAAAAATTGCTGCTGCCATTATGCTTTTAATGATAGTTATGTAACAGGGTACATAAAACAATAAATCACAACAACCACCCCCCACTTACTTAGAACTTAACAGTTTGTTACTAGTCACCATTGCAGAAAATTATCATCTGTATTTACTGAACAGAGATGTAGTAAGATACAAGAAACAACAGAGTCCTCTAGCGGCTAGTCAAATTTTGGCCTAAAATTcacattagcatttttttcccccacagagGTTTTACTTCATTCAAGGACAATGGCAGCAGTAAAAGCGATTGCgcctgctggttgttttttgtttttttgttttgcttttttgaaagaGATAATACAGAATGTCAAAAGTCAGTCATAAAATCATTACCTAAAGCGTACAATTTAACAGatttctcaaactttttttccttctcactttaCCTATTGTTTAGAAACTGCCTAGCGATGTTTTTCAAGAACAGTTTAATCTCAGGGTGCATGTTGAGAGACTAAATTAGCTGTCTCACACTGTTGTGACACAACAATTAACACACACTATGACAGGCACTCAGCACTGCTTCGTACCACTTACTTCATACAACCTTGCATCAGATTTATAATGTTACACCGGGTGAAACGCTGTGAATTCTCTCAACCAGCCTTCAAGCCACACCTTACAAATTACCCTTCAGGTTACCATCTACAAGGAGGTAAATGTTACTTGAACACAAAGTGAAACTCAAAATTGATTGAAACAATTTACTAACAATTTTCTACCAGATCAGAATTGTCATCTTCCCTTGCATTCTAGAACTCGTTAACAATTGATCATAATTATTCTTCTTTGAGCATGGAGAACTGTGAACGCAGATGTAAACCACTTAGAAAGTAAACCAACAACACAACGTGCAAAACAGAAACTCTGCACGCACAGTAACTACAAAAGCAGCCCTTATTAAGGGGCTTTCACTAAGCAACAGAACTTACTCTGCAGTTTTACACATACCTGAAGTTTAGGTCCTACAGAAACAAGCATAATACCagttgcacaaaaaaaaataatttgagccTTTAATGGTAGCAAGCTTTTAAGCTACTCCTTGCCTAAGGCACACAGACAAAGAGAAATCCGTTTGCCTGAAAGGAGCACTACCAACCAGAACAGAGTAAATAGAAATaagctggggggtggggggttgtttgtgtgtttggttggttggttggaGTATGCAGGTTACATTGCTCCCACTACAGAAAACTCAGGCTTCCAACACTGGCGTGGAACTCACTTCCTCCAGACAGCCTGCTCAAACCCTGGAATCCTCCTTCAAACACCTGGATCTTCTCATCTCACCATGCCCacacagttaaataaataataaacctGACTTAGGCACCTCTAAAAATTTGGTGTTGTGCCCTTTGTAAGGCTACATACCACTCATCCAATTTTATGTTATTATGGCTCCACAACAAACACTGCCTTAGCTCTTCAAGCAGTAAGGTTTAAGATAGAGGAACCACAGGTATCAAGTACCACAAGAAGTGAACTGAATTTGGTATTAGTCttcttttcaaagcacaaaataCTTATGGTAagtattaaacagaaaaataatcatatcTCACTCTTAACCAGATTTCCCACAGCTCCTTTTGCTagcattgtttttaaagatgcaaaatatGCGCAACATCTTGTTGTTAGAGAGAAATGTACTTTCCTgagacaaaacacagaacatttCATCTGCAGCAGAGTAGTCCTGATCGTGACTAGCATGAAATAACCTATTCTCAGATGTCTtatgtatttttcctaataattaAGTGCTCTTATTTTAAGCACAGGGAAAAGAGCAACTCCCTtcccccagaaaaagaaatctcaggcTAAGCTTCTATAGTGCTTTATGCAGTAGCAATCACAGCTTCTGCTCAATCACTTAACTGAGGCAACCACAACCTATCTATaacccattttcatttttaagcctACTGAAATAGGACAGAGATCATAGCAATGGGATGGATGATACAGCACACAAAAAGCTGTAAGCTAGGAAGAAAGACGCTCCCAatgggaacaggttgcccagagaggttgtggatgccccagccctggaagtgttcaaggccaggttagatgaggccctgagcaacctgatctagtgggaggcgtccctgcccatggcagggggttggaactgggtgggctttgtggtcccttccaacccaagccattctatcatatgattctatgatcatggTTTAGAAAATGTTACAGCTAGCATTCAAGAGATCTGTAAAAGTGAGGTGGTTTTACAGATGTTTCATCCATTAAAACCCTGGCCATAGAGCCACCCATGGCAGCTTGCAAAAAGCACTCTTCCAAAACCTTAAAACTCGGAACCACGGGTTTGCAATGTAagtaagaggggaaaaatctgCCTACTGACCTGCTTGTATTGACAGTTAGCACAATGCACCATATAGGGCTGACCACTcatcagcagaaggaaaaccaaaaggTTCAGAAGGAAACTTACTGCAGTAAAGCTGCACTGACAGCTTGCACCACTGTTTTGCTGAAAGAGTTCTACTGAACAGTagaatgtttccttttttttttaccttcattttattcattttttttaaattaagctttAGTAGACCgaacaatacagaaaatatctgcCTTGATTACTACACAGACATGCCCTAAAACACTACTCTCGCTCGTTTGCTTTTTATTGTCTTTGCCTCGCCTCCTCTCTGGATTCAGAATGGACAAACTaagactgcagcagcagaacaccAGTACTTTTTAGGTTGTTTGCAGTAGCCTGTTTGTTAAAACTATTAAGCACAcatgaaaatgagaacagaagaTAACTACAGAGAAAGGATGTTCTTGGAACAATCACTACCTAGACTACCCATGAGTCCTTCTCCAAACATTGTTCCTACAGGCAACCGCAGCCATCTTAAGGAACcccaaaataaaatcctaatggattctagaaaaaaaataaataactggtGTACCTTTGGGTACCCCCAAGTATATTGGGGGATAAAAAAACCTACAGGCTGTGAAGTAGAACCCTACAAGAAGCACGAGCTCACACTGAGGGTATGACTTAGCATGCACCCCTACCAGCTGACACGCTTCCTCCACGTTTGCCACCCCAGTATTAGGCTTTTAAGCTAAGTTGGGAAACTGACCTGAATGACTCAAACTGTCCCGAGACTAAGAATGTAGGCTCTCTTTACGGCATAATGGATTGGAAGGTTATTTGTTTAGCAAGCTTagctaaaataaactttttttttttaataaaaacacatgaaattttGCAAACCTTTtgacacacacaagaaaaagtTTGTGTGGCAAATCTTTTATACCATGTTCTCAAAAGGGGGTGAGGTGTCACAACATGCATGttagaagagggaaaaaatatatatatattaattaagACAAACTAGCATAGATTGTAATTGTTCAACTATTTATGATGCCTAAATTCACCACAACAAGTAACTTTTCCCGATTTCAAAGAGAGTGCTTGGAATCTCAAAAGATCAGCTGAGTCTAGGcactgacaaaacaaaatttatatCTACTTTTACAAATGAATTATGATTTTAACCACTCTGTCTCTAAATCTACAGGTTAAATACCGGATTTCCTGCCAAATCCACCCAAGCAGCCCCCAATTCCGCTTTCCTCCGCAGGCTGAAGCGGCGATCCCTCACTTCGACCACTGCAGGCCCAAGAGCTGACGTGTCCAACCCCCACGCCCCACTCACACTTTGAGGCCCGGCGAGTCCTCGGTGTAGAAGCGCCACATCCCGCCGGTCCCCGTGGACGTGGCACGGCCTGCGCTCCTGGTCCCGCAGCTGGCATTCTTCCTGCGGGGCACACCGGGGCGAGACAGAAAACCAAGCCCGTTACCAGCCACCCCCAcgcaccccaaaacccctcaGGGCCGGGGCAGCAGGGTCCTGGCCGTTCCCCGAGCCCTCACCCCCCGTCAGCCGCCCCCTACCTCTGCCTGACGGTGGAgccggcggcgcggggggcCACGGCTTTGCTGGGCGAGCGGCCGGAGGTGCCCACGTTGGtggcgctggggctgggcccGGGCTGCGGAGAGAAGACAGGGGAAGGGGTGAGAGGAGAAGGGAACGGGTGAAAGGAGAaaggggcggcggggagcgcgccccgggcaggggctgcccgtgatggcagcggggcggccgcgACCCCTCACCATGATGGCGGCGGCGCTGCTCGGGCGCTGtgcgcggccccgccgctgtGCGCGCCGCCGCCCTCCGGCCCCGCCCGCCGACGGGCGCGAGAGGCTGACGTGGCGCTGGGGAGGCGGCCGCCGGCAAAATGGCGGAGCGGgagggtgaggaggaagagggggggGCTCCGTCCGTGCTCTTCCTGCACCCGGACCTGGGGCTGGGCGGCGCGGAGCGGCTGGTGGTGGACGCGGCGCTGGCGCTGCAGGCGCGGGGCTGCCGGGTGCAGGTGTGGACGGCTCGCTACGAGCCCGAGCGCTGCTTCGCCGAGACGCGGGGGCTGGCGGTGCGCCGCGCCGGGGGGTGGCTGCCGCGCAGCCTGTGGGGCCGCGGGCACGCCGTGTGCGCCGCGCTCCGCATGGCCTTCGTGGCGCTCTACGTGCTGCTGCTCAGCGGGGAGCGCGTCGACGTCTTCGTCTGCGACCAGGTGCGGGGACGGCTCGTGGGGTCCCCTTCCCAGGGCCtagctgggggtggggaggctgctggagaaACCCCGGTgtttgtggggtggggggtgagggAGTGGGCGCTTTGGTGCCCTTCTCTTGAGAAGTGTTGGTTCTTGGGTGACGGCTTTCAACCCGCCTCTTTCCCCtaacacaaataataaatattctattctatttctcGTGGTTGCACTAGGTGTCCGCCTGCATTCCTATTCTTAGGCTGGCCAGAACCCGaaagaaggttttgttttattgccaCTTCCCCGATCAGCTTCTGACCAAGAGAGAGTCGTTCCTGAAGCGAATCTACAGGATACCGCTTGACTGGCTGGAGGAGTACACGACTGGCATGGCAGACTGTATTGTTGTGAACAGCAACTTCACTGCTAACGTGTTCAAGGAAACGTTCAAGTCCTTATCTCACATAAACCCAGATGTCCTCTATCCATCACTCAACATCGATAGCTTTGAAACGATAGTTCCTGTAGACATAGCTGAGCTgattcctaaaaagaaaaagttcttgtttctttccattaataGgtatgagagaaaaaagaatttagCATTGGCTCTTGAAGCTTTGCATGAGCTTCAAGGAAGACTTGACTCTCATGACTGGAATGAAGTTCATTTGGTTATGGCAGGTGGCTATGATAAAGCAGTTCTGGAAAATGTGGAACACTATGAAGAGCTAAGGAGCATTGCAACTAAGCTTAACATTAATGACCATGTCACTTTTCTGAGATCGTTCTCAGATGAAcagaaaatctctcttcttAGTAACTCTGTGTGCGTGCTTTATACACCTAGTAATGAACACTTTGGCATTGTTCCTTTGGAGGCAATGTACATGAGATGTCCAGTTATAGCAGTTAATTCAGGTGGTCCTTTAGAATCCATCTTAAATAATGTTACTGGATTTTTGTGTGATCCTCTGCCGACACAATTTGCTGAGGCCATGGAAAAGATTGTGAGAGATCCTCTCTTAAAGGACGCAatgggagcagctgggagagtcaGAGTTATGGAAAAATTTTCCTCAGGAGCATTCTCAGAACAGCTGTACCAATACATATGCAGATTAACACAATAAAATTATATTCCCATATTGGATTTTATACTTTTGTATCTGTGACTTGTATAGGGGGCTAGTATTCAATGTGACTATGATGACAAACCAGTACTTGTGAATTTTCTTGTTATATTTTGTATGCTGCCTTATGtcacttgatttaaaaaaaaaaagggggggtggagaagaaaatgtctcTTCCTGAAAGGAtcagattttcatgtttttgccAATGTATGAACTCTTGCGTGCAGTACCTTGGATAAATGCGTTGTTCAAATGGCAGTGAGT
The genomic region above belongs to Cygnus atratus isolate AKBS03 ecotype Queensland, Australia chromosome 2, CAtr_DNAZoo_HiC_assembly, whole genome shotgun sequence and contains:
- the ALG2 gene encoding alpha-1,3/1,6-mannosyltransferase ALG2 isoform X2, which codes for MAEREGEEEEGGAPSVLFLHPDLGLGGAERLVVDAALALQARGCRVQVSACIPILRLARTRKKVLFYCHFPDQLLTKRESFLKRIYRIPLDWLEEYTTGMADCIVVNSNFTANVFKETFKSLSHINPDVLYPSLNIDSFETIVPVDIAELIPKKKKFLFLSINRYERKKNLALALEALHELQGRLDSHDWNEVHLVMAGGYDKAVLENVEHYEELRSIATKLNINDHVTFLRSFSDEQKISLLSNSVCVLYTPSNEHFGIVPLEAMYMRCPVIAVNSGGPLESILNNVTGFLCDPLPTQFAEAMEKIVRDPLLKDAMGAAGRVRVMEKFSSGAFSEQLYQYICRLTQ
- the ALG2 gene encoding alpha-1,3/1,6-mannosyltransferase ALG2 isoform X1, which translates into the protein MAEREGEEEEGGAPSVLFLHPDLGLGGAERLVVDAALALQARGCRVQVWTARYEPERCFAETRGLAVRRAGGWLPRSLWGRGHAVCAALRMAFVALYVLLLSGERVDVFVCDQVSACIPILRLARTRKKVLFYCHFPDQLLTKRESFLKRIYRIPLDWLEEYTTGMADCIVVNSNFTANVFKETFKSLSHINPDVLYPSLNIDSFETIVPVDIAELIPKKKKFLFLSINRYERKKNLALALEALHELQGRLDSHDWNEVHLVMAGGYDKAVLENVEHYEELRSIATKLNINDHVTFLRSFSDEQKISLLSNSVCVLYTPSNEHFGIVPLEAMYMRCPVIAVNSGGPLESILNNVTGFLCDPLPTQFAEAMEKIVRDPLLKDAMGAAGRVRVMEKFSSGAFSEQLYQYICRLTQ
- the SEC61B gene encoding protein transport protein Sec61 subunit beta, with translation MPGPSPSATNVGTSGRSPSKAVAPRAAGSTVRQRKNASCGTRSAGRATSTGTGGMWRFYTEDSPGLKVGPVPVLVMSLLFIASVFMLHIWGKYTRS